AATGGCACCAGGAGTTTCTAATGCATTAGCTATATGTTAGCAAACACGCAAACTGCTGCCAAGTTTCCACCATCATCAGTGAGTCCAGATATAACCACCAAGCCCTCTTCTCCACTCCTCAAGTCCAATGTTGATGTCCTCTCCATCTTAATAATGCTACTTATTCCTTCAATTTGCAGACAAAATCACGTGTATTCATGAATCACTGTGCCCTGTGCCTGACCCAGCAGTGCCTattcctgctcctctcttctccatccCTCTTGATCTCTTCAACCTCCACCAACGCTGCCTGTCCACTGCTCACTCCAGCTGCACCCTCCTTCATCTCTTGATCCATCCTACCTCAACCAAGACTGGCCAATCTCCGATCACCCCTTCCTCTCAAAAACCAAGGTATACCTTGTTGCTACACACGACTCCGAACTCCGAATTCAAAATGTCAGAGGTTAACTAACTATCATTCAAcgccataactcaggaacagaaggggagattgtgaccatatttcacatctggtcagatgatgaattggtgacactaatcttgggtgctcaccttgaaactgtgctgactgtTTATATCTTCTGTGCCGCCAGTTTGAAACTGTTAGTGACAATAACtaatgtcattttttagcatAACTATGAAAGACAGAACTTCAGTTTGGCTGAGGCCAGGCCATTTCTCAGGATTTGCAATTTTCAGAAGTTTTTTAATACAGAGAACTCAGTGGATGATATATTCCTACAAAGAACAACTCAGAGAAATCAACCACCCAGTCAGTTTTAGACATTTTTGGATTATACaatttatatataataatattatcCATTCAGGACAGATAATGCACAATGCTGATAGAAATGTCCTTTATCATTGTCTTTAGGACTCTAACAAAAAcgcatataaataaatatatataaataaaagaatagaGAAATGTGCAAAGACACAAGTCTGCAAATCTATGTAATGACGtcttttgacagttttttttttttttttttgacagtttttagGATGTCAATTAGccccatcattcattttatacaGGCCAGTGACACTGtattttgtatgtgtgagtCTGGCAGTTAGTGTGTGGGGGGGTAGGGCAGAGTAGGCAGAGAGGTCCAGcagctgataaaaacaaaactaagtGCGTGGAGTTGCGCCTTATTCAAAGGGTCGGGGCTACATATGCGTCAGTTGGAAGAGAGGTGCAGGCAAGATCTCCAATGGCTCCTCTGTATGCACCAAGTCTGCGCTCCCGACTGGCacctttgctgctttttctgcagATAGGGTTCATTGTCATATTTGCTTTTTACACTGAGATCGAAAGCCATGTTAAAGTAGATCGGACTACCTTCAGCAACCTTTACGCAGGTGAGTAGTGAGTTTGGGTCGGGGGGGAGGGCAAGGGGAGTTGAAGGAAGACATTTCATGCTTACATTTTGAGATACTTCATATATGTTCTTCAAAAAGTTTAAACAAAGCTATACATGTTCTAGAACCCAGGAGTATTGGGAGGGGCTGCAGTTATAACTGTTAAATATTGATAAGCAATACTGGTCTGTCAGCTGAACCCCTGCAGAAGGGACTGTATTGAACTGGGCTGTGATTCAGAATAAGTTTTTTAAAGCCtacttcttcttttctcttgcaGAGTTCCAGGATGTGAATGTGATGGTGGTTCTAGGATTTGGTTTCTTATGTACTTTTCTAGTGCGCTATGGTTTCAGTGGCTCTGGGTTCAATCTCCTTGTGGCAGTCATTGCCACCCAGTGGGGCATCATACTCAATGGAATTGAGTCCTGGTATTACAGAGGAAAGATCAGGATCGATTTTAAAAGGTAGGTCATCAGCTGAGGCAgtcattttgacacattttaaatttaATGACACACATCTGTTTGACAAAATCTTCTCTACTGAACCAATTTGTCCTTATACAGTATCTCTAGCCAAATGCTCCTTAATTAAACAGATGTATTAAACAGCATCAACAAATGTAATGTACAAATTCCACAGCTGTGATTTATAAGTCAATTCttataatgttttattataGCTTAGTAGTTGCAGAGATGTGTGCAGCCTCTGCCCTCATAGCGATGGGAGCCATGCTGGGGAAGACCAACCCTGTCCACCTCATCATCATCGCGCTGCTGGAGGTGTCAGGTTTTGTCCTGAATCAATGGCTCCTCCAGACTCTGCTCAAGGTAAGCAGCTTTTAAGTATTTCACCCTTACATCACTTCTTCAGGCCAAGCACATCTATATTATGCATAAGAAGAAGATGCTATTTGCGCCTAACAGTGTTTTCTGGCTCTAGGTTCGGCTTCTGAACAGCATCATGCTGCTTCACATCTTTGGGGCCTTCTTTGGTATCATGCTGACCTGGAACCTGCATCGGAATGGATCCAAGCAGCGAtttgaaaaagagaaatttgACAGCAAATCAGGATTATTTTCCATGTTAGGTAGGTCGTGCGTTTTTTTTGGTGTTACTGCCATAGATTTTGTAGGAGGGGTCAGCAAGTGGGATGTCAGTCCTTCAGCTGGAGATTTAAATTCAAAGCGAGCATAAGCAAAGCAGACCCTGAATCGAAATCCTGTGTTCTCCGTTCTCCAGGGACTGTGTTTCTCTGGATGTTTTGGCCGAGTTTTAATTCAGTCCTTGTGGACGATCATTCTCTTGGGAGGAAGTTGGGGGCCGTGTGCAGCACCTACCTGGCCCTGGCTGTCAGTGCtgtaacagcagctgctgtgtctgtgctctcCAATCCCAAGGGAAAATTCAACCTGGTAAGATTTGACACTACAGCCCCTCAAAAAATGTTAGGGATCAGTACTCCTAATATCAGTGAAATGTGATTCACAATGAGGAATGTATCTTCACTCCTCTGTCAGATCCATATGCAGTCATGCATCCTTGCTGGTGGTGTTGCTGTTGGGGTTTCTATGTCAGCGGTCCA
This window of the Chaetodon auriga isolate fChaAug3 chromosome 14, fChaAug3.hap1, whole genome shotgun sequence genome carries:
- the rhd gene encoding rh blood group, D antigen gives rise to the protein MAPLYAPSLRSRLAPLLLFLQIGFIVIFAFYTEIESHVKVDRTTFSNLYAEFQDVNVMVVLGFGFLCTFLVRYGFSGSGFNLLVAVIATQWGIILNGIESWYYRGKIRIDFKSLVVAEMCAASALIAMGAMLGKTNPVHLIIIALLEVSGFVLNQWLLQTLLKVRLLNSIMLLHIFGAFFGIMLTWNLHRNGSKQRFEKEKFDSKSGLFSMLGTVFLWMFWPSFNSVLVDDHSLGRKLGAVCSTYLALAVSAVTAAAVSVLSNPKGKFNLIHMQSCILAGGVAVGVSMSAVHLPWEAMTIGFIAAVVSTIGFRYLKVHMQLAFQCHDTCAVLSTHGLPGLLGWLAQLFLQIRDSDDHTVAIRFAVFHISALLITIALSLCMGIITGLLLKWNFWRPPQDKKCFDDQAFWEFPHLAVRK